AATTCCAAAAACGGCTTTTCATTTTTCTAACAATTTGTTACAGGGATTTTACCTTTCCAGAACCTATTACTTTTACGTCGTTTGAACTTGGATTGCCCAAATAATAGATGGTGCCTGAACCTTGTATTCTTGCTTTCAAACTGCTCTTGGCAAAAACCGTGACATCTCCCGACCCAGAAAGATAAATTTGTGCATTTTCAGCTACAAGTTCCTTGCCTGAAAAATTTCCGCTGCCGGTTGTTTTAACCTCCATATCTTTTACTCTTCCTGAAACCTGAATTTCACCTGAACCGTGCACCTTTGCATCCATTGCATTTGATTCTACTTTCACATTTATTGAACCAGAACCCAGTAAATTTAGTGAGAGCGCGTTTCCTTCCAGCACATCATTACTTTCAACCACGCCCGAACCTCGCATCGATATTTCAGAAATATCTTCAAATGGAATGGTAATCTTAATTTTTTTAAAATTATGTAAGGTAACATTGTTGACCATGGAAATGGTAAGAGTTTCCCCATCAGATTTCACAACAATCTTGTCCTGTACATTCGCTTGGGCTGTAACTTCTATATTGCCTTCAGTTCCTTTTTCTAGATAAACATCCATAGGCCCCGAGACCTGGATGATATTATAGGGTTCGGTCTTAACTGTTTTTGTTATTACATTTTCTTTTTTATTGTTGAGATTTCGGTTTTGGGCTGAAAACTCAATATTTGCTGATAAAAATACCGTCAGTGCAATAAAAATTTTAAATAATGGTGTCATAATTATATAATTAAATTGGTTACTTAATATAAAAGACTTCCTTTTCACCCGAATGTTACACTTCAGAATAAAATAGAATTATAGATGGCATAACTCTTGAAATACAAAAAAGAGAACCTTTGATACAGTTGAAAATCAGAGGTATTTTAATAAGAAAATCTTAAATATTAATCAATAATACATTGTGCTCATTACATTTGTGACACAATGTCCTAAATATATATATGGCCCATTCAAAACTTACATCATTAGACAAGTTGTCATTTCAAGATTTAAAGGAAGACGCAGAGTTTATCCCTCTCATGTCTGCAGAAGATGAAGATGCAATGCACAAGGAAGATCTTCCGGAAATACTGCCCATTTTGCCCTTGCGAAATAC
The Aequorivita iocasae genome window above contains:
- a CDS encoding head GIN domain-containing protein — its product is MTPLFKIFIALTVFLSANIEFSAQNRNLNNKKENVITKTVKTEPYNIIQVSGPMDVYLEKGTEGNIEVTAQANVQDKIVVKSDGETLTISMVNNVTLHNFKKIKITIPFEDISEISMRGSGVVESNDVLEGNALSLNLLGSGSINVKVESNAMDAKVHGSGEIQVSGRVKDMEVKTTGSGNFSGKELVAENAQIYLSGSGDVTVFAKSSLKARIQGSGTIYYLGNPSSNDVKVIGSGKVKSL